In one window of Gemmatimonadales bacterium DNA:
- a CDS encoding serine/threonine-protein kinase, which translates to MTPDELIGRTVAGHRLIKHVGEGGTALVYKAEHPERGPTAIKVLRPRLGQDPIAVKRFLREAEFGVRVVHPNVVRTWEYGEENGAYFLALEWAEGEALELFAARSGPLAPMVVAQIVEQVGAALTAAHTAGIIHRDLKPANIMYDPATQTAKLLDFGIARDAELPQEERLTRAGFFVGTLQYVAPEALSGELVGEQADVYSLATIAYYLLTGELPFPGKSPRELFQQLLTQTPRPLSEVAKNAKFGPDLEAALMAGLERDLKKRPATVKQFATRFCAAARAEPEKKKGFLSGLFGKD; encoded by the coding sequence ATGACGCCAGACGAACTCATTGGCCGCACGGTAGCCGGCCACCGCCTCATAAAGCATGTCGGCGAAGGTGGCACGGCTTTGGTGTACAAGGCCGAGCACCCCGAGCGTGGCCCGACGGCCATCAAGGTGCTTCGCCCCCGGCTTGGGCAGGACCCCATCGCGGTCAAGCGCTTCCTGCGTGAGGCCGAATTCGGTGTGCGCGTGGTCCATCCGAACGTGGTCCGCACCTGGGAATACGGCGAGGAGAACGGCGCCTACTTCCTCGCGCTGGAATGGGCGGAAGGGGAGGCCCTCGAGCTCTTTGCCGCCCGGTCCGGCCCGCTGGCGCCGATGGTGGTGGCCCAGATCGTTGAGCAGGTTGGCGCGGCGCTGACCGCCGCCCACACCGCCGGGATCATCCACCGCGACCTGAAGCCCGCCAATATCATGTACGATCCCGCCACCCAGACCGCCAAGCTGCTGGACTTCGGGATTGCCCGCGACGCGGAACTCCCCCAGGAGGAGCGGCTCACCCGCGCCGGCTTCTTCGTTGGGACCCTGCAGTATGTCGCCCCGGAGGCGTTGTCCGGCGAGCTGGTGGGCGAGCAGGCCGACGTCTACAGCCTGGCCACGATTGCCTACTACCTCCTGACCGGCGAACTCCCCTTCCCGGGCAAGTCGCCGCGGGAGCTCTTCCAGCAGCTGCTGACCCAGACGCCCCGCCCGCTCAGCGAGGTGGCCAAGAACGCCAAGTTCGGTCCCGACCTCGAGGCCGCGCTGATGGCGGGACTGGAGCGGGACCTCAAAAAGCGTCCGGCCACGGTCAAGCAGTTCGCCACGCGATTCTGCGCGGCGGCCCGCGCCGAGCCGGAAAAGAAGAAGGGCTTCCTCTCCGGGTTGTTCGGCAAGGATTGA
- the pyrE gene encoding orotate phosphoribosyltransferase: MDEHAALLQLLHHRSIRHGDFTLASGAHSTYYIDARPTTMSAEGLYLIGRLGVAALRARGWSPAAVGGLTMGADPVAYAVALASREAPPVVDAFSVRKEAKGHGTKRRVEGNFRAGDRVVVVEDVITSGGSAIQAIAAVEEAGGIVLGVLAVVDREQGGAAALTERGHAVAVLTTATELGLR, from the coding sequence GTGGACGAGCACGCCGCTCTCCTGCAGCTCCTCCACCACCGCTCGATCCGCCACGGCGACTTCACGCTCGCCTCGGGCGCCCATTCCACCTACTACATCGACGCCCGCCCGACCACGATGTCCGCCGAGGGGCTGTACCTCATCGGCCGGCTCGGCGTCGCGGCCCTGCGCGCGCGGGGATGGTCGCCCGCAGCGGTGGGGGGGCTCACCATGGGTGCCGATCCCGTCGCGTATGCCGTGGCGCTCGCCAGCCGGGAGGCGCCGCCGGTCGTCGACGCCTTCAGCGTCCGCAAGGAGGCGAAGGGGCATGGCACGAAGCGCCGGGTCGAGGGGAACTTCCGCGCCGGCGACCGGGTGGTGGTCGTGGAGGACGTCATCACCTCGGGGGGCTCCGCGATCCAGGCCATCGCCGCGGTGGAAGAGGCGGGCGGCATCGTGCTTGGCGTGCTGGCCGTCGTCGACCGCGAACAGGGCGGCGCCGCCGCGCTCACGGAGCGGGGCCACGCGGTGGCGGTGCTGACGACCGCGACAGAACTGGGGCTGCGGTAG